The Pocillopora verrucosa isolate sample1 chromosome 9, ASM3666991v2, whole genome shotgun sequence genome includes the window ATTGAATTGACTGATTCAGCACCGTTACACAATTCTAGACCCACATCTCCTAGTGTTGGAGTATTTACCATATGGTGATTTGTTGGGATATCTGCGCAAAAGCAGAGGAATTGAGGATCCTTATAACACAGGAGAAAAGAGACCAAGCTCAACGCTCACAGAAAAGGACCTCTTGTCCTTTGCGTGGATGATCGCTGATGGTATGAGCTATTTGTCATCAATGAAGATAAACTCTACCATACCACACCCACCAAATTTCAATACGCTTTAAGGTCATGTGTGACGTAAAAAGTAATATCTTATACAACAAACCTTTAGAATACAACTGTATTCTACAATTCTATGAGGAATGGTTATCAATGGATCATCTCTTGGTCTGCCATGTTTATTCTCGAGCTGAAACCAGCCAACCTCCTCACTTTTCATGATCACTGTTATGTCTACCCAAAACAAGTGATATTAAGtaagatgaaaaaagaatagCAAGTAGAGCTTATATTAAAACGTGGGCGAATAACATGCCCATGCTTGTTTCAGATCGTTCATCGTGATTTAGCAGCTCGCAACGTGTTAGTCGGGGACGATAAAGTATGCAAGATTTCAGACTTTGGTTTAGCTCGTGGTTTGAAGGAAGATGTATACACGAGAAAAACACAGGTGACTACAACCCGAGGCTATCTCAATATAACTACAATGCTTTGCGCCAATATTTAGAAATTTTTCCCTAGCCAATTTACTAAAAGTCATTTTTAACTCTCACTTTTCTTTTGCTCGAAATTTTAATCGAGTTTATGTGACGCGAACCCGAAGCTATCTTACAATACACAATAACTTCAAAGCGTTGCACCAAAACTAGTTTATCTTCCTATTTGACAATCTTCTACCTAATGCAATGTATATTTATTTCTAGTTTCCTTTCGTTTATATTTTATTCTAACTTTTcctaatgattaattttttcaagactCGTCTGCCAGTTAAATGGATGCCCCCGGAATCTCTCTTCTATGGTTTATCTTCCACAGTGAGTGACATGTAAGTTGTTTACCTCTGTTACCTCTTAAATAACGTTAGCTCGGAACAGTCGGTACGCTAAGGAGATATAACTTTCGGAAAGGCTCAGGTTATTAGGTAGTCAGCGGTTCGTTTTCCTTTGTAAATGATTTTTGGAACAGAACTTGAAAGTTTCTCAGTTAAAAGCACCTTTTCTTTCGAGTCGTTTCGAGCGGGAAACCGAATGGTGCGCGTTCAGCTAATGGTATCAAAGAATCAAGTAATAATGTCTTTGATTGCCAAAGCTACCCTTGTAATAACGAAAAAAGGTTTCCATTGTatatataatattatttttacagACTCATGCTAATAACAAAAAAGCATAtaacgtaatttttttccttccgtCTGCTGTCTACAGATGGTCTTACGGTAGTGTGATGTGGGAGGTGTTTACTATTGGTATGTAGATTATTGTGAAGAACTCTAAAGCAGTTAATAATTAGAATCTTTATGCTTTCTTGCCttccaaattttctttccaagagAATAGAATGGGTCTATGCCTTGGTAGCTAAATCTTAGATTCTTACATTATTACAGGTTTGACATTGTATAACCAGCAACAACACAGTTAACAATTCCAAAGGTTGACCAGAGTTTCTATCCTAAAACCTTTAACACGATTGAGATGCTATCTCCTCAGTCGCTATAATTTTGCGACTCCATAATAGTTACTATTCGAACAAGCAGGTAGAAACCAGGGGAGCTTTTGATTGGTCTGGTAAAAACCGgtcagaattttctttaaaaaaaaatattaaggttgttttttttcatgtacaaaATCTAACTTTTCATGTACAAAATCTAACGAAAATAGAACAGAATTAGTGTCTACTTGTGCAGACTCGACTTTTGTTTCTCTGCGAGAGCTAAAGTTCTACTATTTGCAACGGTAACCAAatgtttcattcaaaatttaGTACTTTGTTATGGTAGTTGAGGGTTGCAACAATAGTAAAGTGGCTTTCTTGTGTGTGTTGTTTGATAATTCCAGTAAAAAGGGTAATGAGAATCAATTTGTATGTGTAACTTCTCAAGAAGAAACCCATAAAAAGACATATCATAAGGGGATGAGTTTTCCGAACCGAAAAAGGGGGCCCAGTCTTTATATCAGAGCCAGTCGTAGTATGCACTTAAAATAATAGCACTTCCATGGTTACTCTTTGTTAGCAAACTTATTATTCTTGTTGGACAGCATTTTTCCTTACTAACTTTTGATCCCAAAATATTTGACTTTGGACTTGTAATTGAAAACTATAGAAGTGTTTGGGTATCCTGCACCAAAAAAaagtgggaggggagggtggaaATGGCACGATTATTACATTTTGGGAAAGGAAACGAGAACAGTTGAAATAACTTTATATTTTGCACTCACATTATTCTGTTTTTCTCGATAATCTTATCTCAATGGATGAATCTTTTTTTCACCAGTGTTTGGAGATTCTAAAGAGTAAAGAAACCACGCGTATATAGTCGAATTTTGGGTTTTGTTCAGTGAAAGATCTctatgaatttttgtttgttttgtaacaaTGATTTTGGAACGCTATATTGTTTCGGATTCTTTATTGTCTTTATTCTACGTCACGCTTAAGCTTGGCAGGTTCCAACAAGGAGAATAAATACTGATCTTAGGCACAGTTAAAGACAACACTTAGTAGCTAAGTTTAGTCTTTTAAACCTCATTGTGAGATCAGTCATAATTTCTTATATGCTTTTCTGTGGCGGGGATAAAAATTACATGGTAGTTAAAAAGCttgccttctttttcttcgtcaTGTCCTGCATTCCTGTAAATAGCTTTAGTAGAAATTAACGTCAATGATATCTGTTGTAAAATTTCGATCTGTTACAAGAGTGGAGGAAATATCACAGGGCTCTAGATGCCTTCCAAAGCCCTAAGGTTGCACAACGCCATAAGTATGTCACTTTGAGAATTCTTGGTGGTCATATGTGAAGCTTTTTTGCATATTAACCGTGGCAAACTTTTTCCTTCAATCGGTTCCTTTTTTTCTAAGGAATCTTTTGGAAGAGATTTTAGTTCAGGTTCGACacgaaataaattaaatttgatgttAATCAATGATACATCTGCAGTTTCCTTAGTATTTTACTTCATAAGTATACGAAGCACTACTATACGATTGTTACACTACGTACCGACAGCGCCTATATATTGGCGCAGACCGACGTTACCACTGGCGCAAGTCTTTCCTAACAAAGGCTAGCGCTCGGAAGTCTAGTATCATTTGTTGGTTTTATCCAGCTCAGTTAACTAGGGTTTGCGGGCTCTCAGTACTGTTCCAGTCGGAGTAAGAGAGTCTTCAATTTGTAAATTATAACCATTGTGCTGGTAGGTACCTGTAAACACATTTAGCAGACATGCCACGTGTAACCGAGAGATAACGCTTTATGATAAAGTAAAGCTAGGCGGATTCTCAGAGTTTGCTTCCTCAATTTCATTCCATTTAGTCGGGGTACAAATGCCTCTGCATGTATGAAAATTAGCTGATAATTGGGTGACTTTACCTCCTTAGTATTCATGTagaagtgaaattaaaaaactgcTTGCTGCCCAAGATGCGTAAGGGTTCGTTCTTTATTGGTGTGTTTTACCAGAAAGTACATTT containing:
- the LOC131798891 gene encoding tyrosine kinase receptor Cad96Ca-like; the encoded protein is MYLKIIYGLVGLFALWIVSFASYITYKRWNHRGNVHREFTNVVVNTDVEMSSVAKWQKVDHFRLDRDQITTVKELGNGNFGQVSKAVYKPLISEVAVKSLKGNASKKDLQDLLTELDLMKTLMPHPHVVKFIGYCIEKDPHLLVLEYLPYGDLLGYLRKSRGIEDPYNTGEKRPSSTLTEKDLLSFAWMIADGMSYLSSMKIVHRDLAARNVLVGDDKVCKISDFGLARGLKEDVYTRKTQTRLPVKWMPPESLFYGLSSTVSDIWSYGSVMWEVFTIGM